The following proteins are encoded in a genomic region of Ostrea edulis chromosome 7, xbOstEdul1.1, whole genome shotgun sequence:
- the LOC130048333 gene encoding peroxiredoxin-like 2A, producing MGISQVLMGFAGVTAGIAVIGNLPMSWFMTAENATLKYLENGRVQTIESNPRKIDAKDLWKDNGVVIMAVRRPGUSMCREEALGLSSLKPQLDAHGVSLHAVVKETLGVDDFRPFFKGDVYLDPEKVFFGPKKRWFPVLGILRFNFLNHAYALSKKNIPGNLEGEGQLLGGVYVIGPGQSGIYYQHHEMEFGDHANLTDIIEAAKMIAKDSKKQ from the exons ATGGGGATTTCGCAAGTGTTGATGGGATTTGCCGGCGTGACGGCGGGTATTGCTGTGATTGGTAATCTGCCGATGTCGTGGTTTATGACGGCCGAGAACGCAACGCTAAAGTATTTAGAAAATGGACGCGTTCAGACGATAGAGAGCAATCCAAGGAAAATCGAT GCCAAAGACCTATGGAAAGACAACGGGGTGGTGATTATGGCTGTCCGAAGACCCGGATGATCAATGTGCAGAGAG GAGGCCTTAGGTCTTTCCTCTCTGAAGCCACAGTTGGATGCCCATGGAGTTTCCCTGCATGCCGTTGTCAAGGAGACTCTGGGTGTCGATGATTTCCGGCCTTTCTTCAAGGGGGACGTCTACTTGGATCCGGAG AAGGTGTTCTTTGGACCGAAGAAGAGATGGTTCCCCGTTTTAGGAATATTAAGATTTAATTTCCTTAACCATGCCTATGCATTGTCCAAGAAAAACATCCCCGGAAACCTGGAGGGGGAGGGACAATTGCTTGGAG GTGTGTATGTCATTGGTCCGGGACAGAGTGGGATCTATTATCAGCATCACGAAATGGAGTTTGGTGACCACGCTAACCTAACAGACATTATTGAAGCAGCCAAGATGATTGCAAAGGATTccaaaaaacaataa
- the LOC130048332 gene encoding uncharacterized protein LOC130048332, translating to MRWNDQSLHPQQKTSGKMRVKLRRNLLILMSICAFLLYIYTAFFYVKSEEVIDSKSPSRLLTFSKFKNNSVERKRKIMPPIEYHMDPLPGYEALSLQDLKSRPVPNTIHYVWCHYKTISFETYVSILSAWKFMRPDAIEFHSIHHFNFTEKKYDMWMTELKKTVAGFSVHKIPENWDGQENGCGVWFGIAVLHDRGGIYFSENLLLMKSISSYRQYNFKLGLNKHADEVSFIFAVEKEERLRQLVKLKKSQDLSFNSFNNTDVCEIIPKGKVKIITDDVECCEISEVYPVDMMYSNTTLAARIRRVFYGDPAIVKDTPKLPGKIPKIVHLVWYHSKEMDFMMYLSLRSVMTILKPDKVFIHGDNLLHGKYFDKFKADPRLHMIYREVPDTIFGHKVLYTQHKSDIIRADVLLKYGGIYMDWDVLWLKPVDDLIDKGYDAIFNFDHMTRNGYPDVINLGVFMAKPHSHFVKYWQDSLLNYRSEDFYHNALELPYKTYEKYPQYVHVERHLQVMCFQLKCHPTFRNHYHDFDREQYFDWKKEAYAIHFTHPDPPEYMNESALRQGYNKFAQIGQHILNQKYEYD from the coding sequence ATGAGATGGAATGATCAATCCTTGCATCCGCAACAGAAAACTTCCGGCAAAATGAGAGTGAAACTACGCAGAAACTTGCTGATACTCATGAGTATTTGTGCATTTTTACTGTATATCTATACTGCGTTCTTTTACGTTAAATCTGAGGAAGTTATTGACTCTAAAAGTCCTTCAAGATTACTCACATTTTCCAAATTTAAGAATAATAGCGTTGAGAGAAAACGAAAGATAATGCCGCCTATAGAATATCATATGGATCCCTTACCAGGGTACGAGGCTTTATCTCTTCAAGATCTCAAAAGTAGACCCGTCCCTAATACTATTCATTACGTGTGGTGTCACTACAAAACAATTTCGTTTGAAACCTATGTGTCCATTCTAAGTGCCTGGAAGTTCATGAGACCAGATGCTATAGAATTTCACAGCATTCATCATTTTAACTTCACAGAGAAAAAGTACGACATGTGGATGACAGAACTTAAAAAAACTGTGGCAGGATTCTCGGTTCACAAAATCCCTGAGAATTGGGATGGTCAAGAAAATGGATGTGGGGTGTGGTTCGGAATAGCAGTACTGCACGATAGAGGGGGTATATACTTCTCCGAGAATCTATTATTGATGAAGTCCATATCTTCATATCGTCAGTACAATTTCAAACTGGGGTTAAACAAGCATGCGGACGAGGTGAGCTTCATATTTGCAGTAGAAAAAGAAGAGCGACTGCGACAGTTGGTCAAGCTGAAGAAAAGTCAGGATTTATCATTCAATAGTTTTAATAATACGGATGTTTGTGAAATTATTCCGAAAGGAAAAGTCAAAATTATCACAGATGACGTCGAATGTTGCGAGATATCGGAAGTATATCCCGTGGATATGATGTACTCCAACACCACACTAGCAGCCAGAATACGGCGCGTGTTTTATGGGGACCCCGCTATTGTAAAAGACACTCCAAAACTTCCAGGCAAAATACCAAAGATAGTACACCTAGTGTGGTATCACTCAAAAGAGATGGATTTCATGATGTATCTAAGTCTTAGGAGTGTTATGACTATTCTAAAACCAGATAAAGTGTTCATACATGGTGATAATCTTTTACATGGGaagtattttgataaattcaaaGCGGATCCTCGGTTACACATGATATACCGAGAAGTTCCCGATACAATTTTCGGTCACAAGGTTCTTTACACTCAACACAAAAGTGATATTATACGAGCCGACGTTCTTCTAAAATATGGAGGCATCTACATGGACTGGGACGTTCTTTGGCTGAAGCCTGTAGACGATCTAATCGATAAAGGCTACGACGCCATCTTTAATTTTGATCACATGACGCGTAATGGATACCCTGACGTCATTAATCTTGGTGTTTTCATGGCAAAACCGCACTCTCACTTTGTGAAATACTGGCAGGACAGTCTCTTGAATTATCGTTCAGAAGATTTCTATCATAACGCTCTCGAGCTTCCATACAAAACCTACGAAAAATATCctcaatatgtacatgtagagcGCCATCTACAGGTCATGTGCTTTCAGCTGAAATGTCACCCGACGTTCAGGAATCATTATCATGACTTCGATCGGGAGCAATATTTTGACTGGAAGAAAGAGGCTTATGCTATTCATTTCACTCATCCTGACCCGCCAGAGTACATGAACGAATCCGCGCTGAGACAGGGCTACAATAAGTTTGCACAAATCGGGCAACATATTTTAAATCAGAAATAtgaatatgattga